A region from the Cannabis sativa cultivar Pink pepper isolate KNU-18-1 chromosome 9, ASM2916894v1, whole genome shotgun sequence genome encodes:
- the LOC115721767 gene encoding pentatricopeptide repeat-containing protein At1g71420: MMLRPATCSWFISLRRFGSTNLPPPPESLTTPESHSLLNRVRLLATCGRLDQALSLFYANGETHCDQIYASLFHECARHGSLREGVSLHHYMVGHSPTTQHNLYVTNHLLNMYCKCGYLDYAHQLFDKMPERNLISWTALISGYAQCGLTDNCCRHFTRMLSEFRPNEFAFASVLTSCVEGYGQFGLQVHALALKMCLDACTYVGNALITMYKRSGICDGTTDAWTVFKFMEHRNTISWNSMISVFLFHGLRARAMDLFTQMHSKGISFDRTTLLSIFSSFLSNDNNTDMFFRFCFQMHCLTVKTGFVSEVKVATALIKAYSDLGGKAADCYKLFLETSCVWDIVSWTSIITIFAEREPEKALLLFSQLFQEGLVPDWYTYSIVLKACAGLVTERHASAVHSQVIKLSFEGDTVLANSLIHAYARCGSISMSKQVFDEIEDRDIISWNSMIKAYALHGQAREAIQLFCQINIKPDPTTFVALLSACSHAGLVEEGIKMFDCMQRSYSIVPQVDHYACMVDLYGRAGRIHEAEKLIDEMPMEPDSVIWSALIASCRKYGNTQLAKFAAVKLKQLEPRNSLGYVQMSNIQCYSGNFDEAGAVWNEMKDYRVRKEPGLSWVEVGNRVHEFASGGQRHPEREIICSKLERLIGKLKEMGYVPETNLALYDLEEEQKEEHLYHHSEKLALMFSVINEGHLNARGSVIRIVKNIRICVDCHNFMKLAANHLQREIMVRDSNRFHHFKDGICSCNDYW; this comes from the coding sequence ATGATGTTACGTCCTGCTACTTGCTCATGGTTTATTTCCTTAAGAAGATTCGGCTCAACCAATCTTCCTCCTCCACCTGAATCTCTCACTACACCTGAATCTCACAGCCTTCTCAACAGAGTCCGTCTGCTCGCAACTTGTGGCCGTCTTGATCAAGCTCTTTCCCTCTTCTACGCCAACGGAGAAACTCATTGCGATCAAATTTACGCTTCTTTATTCCATGAATGCGCCCGCCATGGTTCCCTCAGAGAAGGTGTATCACTGCATCACTACATGGTTGGCCACAGCCCCACCACCCAGCATAACCTCTATGTTACAAACCACCTTCTTAACATGTACTGTAAATGTGGCTACTTGGATTATGCGCATCAGTTGTTTGATAAAATGCCTGAGAGAAATCTTATTTCTTGGACTGCTCTCATCTCTGGGTATGCACAATGTGGACTGACAGACAATTGCTGTAGGCATTTTACGAGAATGCTGTCAGAATTTCGTCCCAATGAGTTTGCATTTGCAAGTGTCCTAACTTCATGTGTTGAAGGTTATGGTCAATTTGGGCTGCAGGTCCATGCTCTTGCTTTGAAAATGTGTTTGGACGCATGTACTTATGTTGGGAATGCTCTTATTACCATGTATAAAAGGAGTGGCATATGTGATGGAACAACCGATGCTTGGACTGTGTTTAAGTTCATGGAGCATCGAAATACCATATCGTGGAATTCAATGATTTCCGTGTTTCTGTTTCATGGGCTTCGAGCTCGAGCTATGGATCTTTTCACTCAAATGCATAGCAAGGGAATTAGTTTTGACCGGACCACACTTCTCagcattttttcttcttttttaagCAACGACAACAACACCGATATGTTTTTCAGATTTTGTTTTCAAATGCACTGTCTTACTGTCAAAACTGGCTTTGTATCAGAAGTCAAGGTGGCTACTGCTCTAATAAAGGCTTATTCAGATCTCGGAGGGAAGGCTGCAGACTGTTATAAGCTCTTCCTCGAGACAAGTTGTGTATGGGATATTGTTTCATGGACTAGCATTATAACAATATTTGCAGAACGGGAACCAGAGAAAGCATTACTTCTGTTTTCTCAATTGTTTCAAGAAGGTCTAGTTCCAGACTGGTATACATACTCTATTGTCTTAAAGGCTTGTGCAGGTCTTGTGACAGAGCGTCATGCCTCAGCAGTTCATTCTCAAGTTATTAAACTGAGTTTTGAAGGTGACACAGTTCTCGCAAATTCCTTGATCCATGCCTATGCTAGGTGTGGTTCCATTTCCATGTCTAAGCAAGTGTTTGATGAAATTGAAGACCGTGATATAATTTCTTGGAATTCCATGATCAAGGCTTATGCCTTACATGGACAAGCTAGAGAGGCCATACAGCTCTTTTgtcaaataaacattaaaccTGATCCCACTACCTTTGTTGCTCTTCTTTCTGCTTGTAGCCATGCTGGATTGGTAGAAGAAGGAATTAAGATGTTTGATTGTATGCAAAGAAGTTATAGCATTGTTCCTCAAGTTGATCACTACGCCTGCATGGTTGACCTTTACGGGCGTGCAGGGCGAATTCATGAGGCTGAGAAACTTATTGATGAGATGCCAATGGAGCCAGATTCTGTGATTTGGAGTGCACTTATTGCATCATGTAGGAAGTATGGGAATACTCAGTTGGCCAAGTTTGCGGCGGTTAAGCTAAAGCAATTGGAGCCTAGAAATTCGTTAGGCTATGTACAAATGTCAAACATACAGTGCTACAGTGGTAACTTTGATGAAGCAGGTGCTGTTTGGAACGAAATGAAGGACTATCGAGTGAGAAAAGAACCTGGATTAAGTTGGGTTGAAGTCGGGAATCGGGTTCATGAGTTTGCCTCAGGAGGTCAACGTCATCCAGAGAGGGAGATTATATGCAGCAAGCTTGAAAGACTAATAGGGAAATTAAAGGAAATGGGTTATGTTCCAGAGACGAACTTGGCCTTGTATGATTTAGAGGAGGAACAAAAGGAAGAGCATTTGTATCATCATAGTGAGAAACTTGCATTGATGTTTTCTGTAATAAATGAAGGTCATTTAAATGCTCGTGGGAGTGTCATAAGAATTGTAAAGAACATCAGGATTTGCGTGGATTGCCATAATTTCATGAAACTAGCAGCAAATCATCTTCAAAGGGAAATAATGGTGAGAGATTCAAACCGCTTTCACCATTTCAAAGATGGAATATGCTCTTGTAATGACTACTGGTGA
- the LOC115723143 gene encoding probable RNA helicase SDE3, with protein sequence MEFWGNALSCFLCCQDEIDDTFYIDINIISSIKNTFKRGSPSDHDGSVRTSSSSSNNYQVIHNWDYPNVVQQESNHNRSSYAQNQAHVDLERSQLQALLNRHLLSSSTTYTFSANRSSSSSSKLPHSSSYNPPSRPAASSSKVPSSSESNSSSTFPQSSTKNSSSKPTTSSSKVPSSSESNSSPHKIPPTFKPFLSPTSPSVSTKQLGKTNYVLEENDSLPLYIIPEDIKDLIKKGIVPEILKKILSPTRYKDYFSALLYAEDYYYEKWNDYKLLDVTLELRKETISKNKNINEKEDKQFVAFKMDAIPERRPFLLSRDLVFARPSGTKVEPFQGTIYRVKHSNTVLVEFNDNFNRQYHPNKRYDISFSFNRVNLKRAHQALNSISDSLLENFLFPTSPTRKTITTPPKPPPNLDQQTATAVTKILAVHCSPPYLISGPRCASETKAASHLREPSRTGAIIRESVVQIYKTSPNCRILICAPTNSACDVLMRSLKKSIPVSAMSRVNAAFREREDVPEDILSSCLIEEECFGCPPIAKLREFKVIFSTFMSSFRLHKEGLPVEHFSHIFMVDASYGIEPEAMVVLANFAGENTAVIVAGEVGGSPSWVRSEIGRRHGLKVSYFERLRKFKPYFGLNPEFTMDLDMNQDAVYM encoded by the exons ATGGAGTTTTGGGGTAATGCCTTGAGTTGTTTTCTGTGTTGCCAAGATGAGATTGATGATACTTTCTACATAGATATCAATATTATAAGTAGCATTAAAAATACCTTCAAAAGGGGCTCTCCATCTGATCATGATGGTTCTGTTAGGACTAGCAGTTCTTCTAGTAACAATTACCAAGTAATACATAATTGGGATTATCCTAATGTAGTTCAACAAGAATCTAATCATAATAGATCTTCTTATGCTCAAAATCAAGCTCATGTGGACTTAGAAAGGAGTCAGTTGCAAGCGCTATTGAATAGACATCTATTATCATCATCAACAACATATACTTTTTCTGCTAATCGATCTTCCAGTTCTTCATCTAAACTCCCTCATTCTTCTAGTTATAATCCACCTTCAAGGCCTGCAGCTTCGTCGTCTAAGGTACCATCTTCCTCTGAATCGAATTCTTCATCTACATTTCCTCAATCTTCCACTAAAAATTCATCTTCAAAGCCTACAACTTCTTCCTCTAAGGTTCCATCTTCCTCTGAATCTAATTCATCCCCCCATAAGATCCCTCCAACCTTCAAGCCTTTTCTGTCCCCTACTTCTCCAAGTGTTTCAACAAAACAACTAGGAAAAACAAATTACGTGTTGGAAGAGAACGATTCATTACCGTTGTACATAATTCCTGAGGATATTAAGGATTTGATAAAGAAGGGCATTGTGCCAGAAATCCTTAAGAAGATCCTGTCGCCCACAAGATACAAGGATTACTTTTCTGCTCTTTTATATGCTGAAGACTATTACTATGAG AAATGGAACGATTATAAACTGTTGGATGTCACATTAGAGTTGCGTAAAGAAACAATTTCTAagaacaagaatatcaatgaaAAAGAGGATAAACAGTTTGTGGCATTCAAGATGGATGCTATCCCTGAGAGACGGCCATTTCTTTTGTCAAGGGATTTGGTTTTTGCACGACCTTCAGGAACCAAAGTCGAGCCCTTTCAA GGAACAATTTATCGAGTGAAGCATAGCAATACAGTGCTCGTCGAATTCAACGACAACTTCAACAGGCAGTATCACCCAAACAAAAGGTACGACATCAGTTTCTCATTCAACAGAGTCAATCTCAAAAGAGCTCACCAAGCTCTCAATTCCATCTCTGATTCCCTCCTCGAAAACTTTCTCTTCCCCACTTCTCCAACTCGCAAGACCATCACCACTCCACCAAAACCACCTCCCAACCTCGATCAACAAACCGCCACTGCAGTTACCAAAATCTTAGCCGTGCATTGCTCACCGCCTTATCTGATCTCCGGTCCTAGATGCGCCTCTGAAACGAAAGCCGCCTCTCACCTGCGAGAACCATCACGTACGGGAGCCATCATCCGAGAATCCGTGGTCCAAATATACAAAACCTCACCGAATTGCCGGATATTGATCTGTGCGCCTACAAATAGCGCCTGCGATGTTCTAATGAGAAGTCTGAAGAAGTCAATCCCTGTTTCAGCCATGTCTAGAGTGAACGCAGCTTTTCGAGAGAGAGAGGACGTGCCTGAAGATATCCTGTCCTCGTGTTTGATCGAAGAAGAGTGCTTCGGTTGTCCTCCGATAGCAAAGCTTCGAGAATTCAAAGTGATATTTTCGACATTCATGAGTAGCTTTCGTCTCCATAAGGAAGGACTGCCTGTGGAGCACTTCAGTCACATTTTTATGGTGGACGCTTCTTACGGCATCGAGCCGGAGGCGATGGTGGTATTGGCCAACTTCGCTGGAGAAAACACGGCCGTAATTGTGGCAGGCGAAGTGGGTGGTTCACCGAGTTGGGTGAGATCGGAGATTGGAAGAAGGCATGGATTGAAGGTTTCTTATTTCGAGAGACTCAGAAAGTTCAAGCCATATTTTGGACTAAATCCCGAGTTCACTATGGACTTGGATATGAATCAAGATGCCGTTTATAtgtga
- the LOC115721794 gene encoding uncharacterized protein LOC115721794 has translation MQHIDAAMHMLRRRRTDYPLTFPQKGIILSTFVTAMISSAWTSHKGPRKNFKWEEYILDYCTGFHKSQVFERWRGNEFIYFVLHLPTARHWVTVEVDIELWKINVYDCDSSVCHWTAMEPILKVWSELLPSLILATGEFPHNNQIMALANGDITVLPKMHASRATHDLVPKSATSGDCGVYCIEYVEHLMMQRGLTDVTPYRIAMFRQRWCVDLFYQNVG, from the exons ATGCAGCATATAGATGCAGCAATGCATATGTTGAGGAGGCGACGCACCGACTATCCACTGACATTTCCTCAGAAGGGTATCATTCTCTCCACATTCGTGACCGCCATGATCAGCAGTGCATGGACGAGCCACAAGGGTCCGAGGAAAAACTTTAAATGGGAGGAATATATCCTGGACTACTGCACAGGGTTtcataag tcccaagtctttgagagatggaggggtaacgagtttatttacttcgttctgCACCTTCCCACGGCAAGACACTGGGTCACAGTTGAAGTGGACATAGAgctgtggaaaattaatgtctacGACTGTGATTCCAGCGTCTGTCATTGGACCGCCATGGAACCCATCTTGAAGGTTTGGTCAGAACTGCTGCCCTCGCTAATCCTTGCAACCGGGGAATTTCCACATAACAACCAGATCATGGCGTTAGCTAACGGTGACATCACGGTGCTTCCAAAAATGCACGCGAGTCGAGCCACTCACGACTTAGTTCCGAAGTCAGCAACCAG tggtgattgtggcgtgtattgcattgagtatgtggagcatctcatgatgcaGCGTGGATTGACCGATGTGACGCCGTACCGGATAGCCATGTTTCGTCAACGGTGGTGTgtcgatttattttaccaaaatgtcggctga
- the LOC115723565 gene encoding uncharacterized protein LOC115723565: MLSWTSKGDIGKKDVSALFSRRNLEVVKGLLPRTEEEAFVRTISYDGVENLVDDAVDDTEAEAGSQVPETQVPDTQERDTQATGSEPQPSAPSSSGVRGAEYTDLVARLDRIEGDTQGLYAAHVELKKAYETSHVELKGGQNVIMEQLRDILAMLNRPPTTASAPEAPGGSIYPTTTASPPVEEDEVFPDDYDPYEGAPATPIEAQPLIHVHDTESRG, from the exons ATGCTTAGCTGGACGAGCAAAGGcgatattgggaagaaagacgtcagcgcattattttctagacgg aatctggaagtggtgaaggggctccttccacggacagaggaggaggcatttgtgaggacaatttcttacgatggtgtggagAACCTGGTTGATGATGCTGTGGATGACACAGAGGCTGAGGCAGGTAGTCAGGTACCAGAGACTCAGGTCCCAGACACTCAGGAAAGAGACACTCAG gccactggttcagaacctcagcccagtgcaccatcttcatcaggcgttcggggtgccgagtacactgatttagtggctcggttggataggatcgagggtgacactcagggtctgtatgctgctcatgtcgagctgaagaaggcatacgagaccagccatgtagagctgaagggtggtcagaacgtaattatggagcagctcagagacatattggccatgttgaatcgtccgccaaCGACAGCTTCAGCACCGGAGGCCCCAGGCGGATCCATCTACCCCACCACCACCGCTTCACCCCCGGTAGAAGAGGATGAGGTCTTCCCCGACGATTACGATCCTTATGAGGGAGCTCCAGCGACTCCGATCGAGGCACAACCTCttatccatgtacatgacacCGAGTCGCGGGGGTGA